In a single window of the Terriglobales bacterium genome:
- the ftsZ gene encoding cell division protein FtsZ, with the protein MSNSADGIRIQFNEDPGNQAKIKVIGVGGGGGNAVNRMIDAKLEGIEFMTANTDLQALEMSRAPLRLQLGVKLTNGLGAGANPEVGRKAALEDADKIIEALEGADMVFVTAGLGGGTGTGAAPIIASLASEMGALTVAVVTKPFGFEGKRRMSQAERGLQELLDSVDTMIVIPNEKLLAVAQNAGFFESFRVADDILRQAVQGISDIITIPGIINRDFADVKAIMAGMGYAVMGTATGKGERRATDAAQRAIASPLLEAGAINGARGILINVTGSSSLKLAEVNEASTIIQTAAHEDANIIFGAVLDEKMKDEVKITVIATGFKADHHVQRHERAVSAAAAAISQVRSASAYIAPRPEPRIVEPEPQPVAEVSNVTAAVATAAAVSSRAAAPQREMTSIADVKGSVKTNYEEDDLDVPAFIRKRNESN; encoded by the coding sequence ATGAGCAATAGCGCAGACGGCATCCGCATTCAATTCAACGAAGATCCGGGCAATCAAGCCAAGATCAAGGTCATCGGCGTGGGCGGAGGCGGTGGCAACGCCGTCAACCGCATGATCGACGCCAAGCTCGAAGGCATCGAGTTCATGACCGCCAACACCGATCTGCAGGCGCTGGAGATGTCGCGCGCCCCGCTGCGCCTGCAACTGGGGGTCAAGCTCACCAACGGGCTGGGCGCGGGCGCCAATCCCGAGGTCGGACGCAAAGCCGCGCTTGAGGATGCCGACAAGATCATCGAAGCTCTCGAAGGCGCCGACATGGTGTTCGTCACCGCGGGTCTCGGCGGCGGCACCGGCACCGGCGCTGCACCGATCATCGCCTCCCTGGCCAGCGAAATGGGCGCACTGACGGTCGCGGTGGTGACGAAGCCATTCGGCTTTGAAGGCAAGCGCCGCATGTCGCAAGCCGAGCGCGGGCTGCAGGAGTTGCTCGACTCGGTCGACACCATGATCGTCATCCCCAACGAGAAGCTGCTTGCAGTGGCGCAGAACGCCGGTTTCTTCGAATCGTTCCGCGTCGCCGACGATATTCTTCGCCAGGCGGTGCAGGGGATTTCCGACATCATTACCATCCCTGGGATCATCAACCGCGACTTCGCGGACGTGAAGGCGATCATGGCCGGAATGGGCTACGCCGTCATGGGCACCGCGACCGGCAAGGGAGAGCGCCGCGCCACCGACGCCGCGCAACGTGCCATTGCCTCGCCACTGCTGGAGGCCGGAGCGATTAACGGCGCGCGCGGCATCCTCATCAATGTCACCGGTTCCAGTTCGCTAAAGCTGGCGGAGGTGAACGAAGCCTCCACCATCATCCAGACTGCGGCGCACGAGGATGCCAACATTATTTTCGGCGCTGTGCTCGACGAGAAAATGAAGGATGAGGTGAAGATTACGGTGATCGCGACCGGCTTCAAGGCCGACCACCATGTCCAGCGTCACGAGCGCGCAGTCTCGGCGGCCGCGGCGGCGATTTCGCAGGTGCGCAGCGCCTCCGCCTATATTGCGCCTCGCCCTGAGCCGCGCATCGTCGAGCCGGAGCCGCAGCCGGTGGCGGAAGTCTCGAATGTAACCGCCGCGGTCGCCACGGCGGCAGCGGTTTCATCGCGCGCGGCCGCTCCCCAGCGCGAGATGACTTCCATCGCCGACGTGAAGGGCTCGGTCAAGACAAACTACGAGGAAGATGACCTGGACGTGCCTGCTTTCATCCGCAAGCGCAACGAGAGCAATTAG
- the murG gene encoding undecaprenyldiphospho-muramoylpentapeptide beta-N-acetylglucosaminyltransferase, translating to MRALLAGGGTGGHVIPALAIANELRDRFNAEIMFVGTARGIETRLVPAAGFTLKQIDVGQLKNVSIATRLKTLFALPRAILAASEILREFRPHVVIGVGGYASGPGMLAAALSSVPTVAFEPNLVPGFANRLVAPMISAAAVMFPETCHWFRRCVVTGIPVRRAFFQMPPRADGTPPTLLLFGGSQGAHALNVALIEALPLLRQTVPGLCIIHQTGERDDKEAQAAYLHAGMTAEVSPFIHDMPGAFARADLVICRSGASTVAEIAAAGKAAIFVPFPRASDDHQRRNAEALSANHAAMLIPESELTPQKLAETAAQLLNDPVRLRAIGMAAHKFARPDAAGEIARLAGKLAGTAISG from the coding sequence ATGCGTGCGCTACTGGCAGGCGGGGGGACCGGCGGACATGTGATCCCCGCGCTCGCCATTGCCAACGAACTACGCGACAGGTTCAACGCGGAAATCATGTTCGTCGGCACCGCGCGGGGCATCGAAACCCGCCTCGTTCCGGCGGCGGGATTTACGCTCAAGCAGATCGATGTCGGCCAGTTGAAAAACGTCAGCATCGCGACGCGTCTCAAGACGTTGTTCGCGCTTCCCCGCGCCATCCTTGCCGCTTCGGAAATTCTGCGTGAATTCCGCCCGCACGTTGTCATCGGCGTCGGCGGTTATGCTTCCGGCCCGGGCATGCTGGCGGCCGCGCTGAGCAGCGTGCCGACGGTCGCCTTTGAGCCTAATCTAGTGCCCGGCTTCGCCAATCGCCTGGTGGCCCCCATGATCTCGGCCGCGGCGGTCATGTTTCCGGAAACCTGCCACTGGTTTCGCCGCTGCGTGGTGACCGGCATACCCGTGCGCCGCGCATTCTTCCAGATGCCGCCTCGCGCGGACGGCACGCCACCGACGCTGCTGCTCTTTGGCGGCAGCCAGGGAGCACATGCGCTCAATGTCGCGCTGATCGAGGCGCTGCCGCTGCTCCGGCAGACTGTTCCCGGGCTGTGCATCATTCATCAGACCGGAGAGCGCGACGATAAAGAGGCGCAAGCCGCCTACCTCCACGCCGGCATGACGGCGGAGGTTTCTCCGTTCATTCATGACATGCCGGGCGCCTTCGCGCGCGCCGACCTGGTCATCTGCCGCTCGGGAGCAAGCACGGTTGCGGAAATCGCCGCGGCGGGCAAAGCCGCCATTTTCGTGCCCTTTCCGCGCGCCTCCGATGACCACCAGCGACGCAATGCCGAAGCGCTTTCAGCCAATCACGCCGCCATGCTGATTCCGGAGTCGGAACTGACGCCGCAGAAACTGGCGGAAACTGCGGCGCAACTGCTGAACGATCCCGTGCGCTTACGTGCCATAGGCATGGCAGCGCACAAATTTGCGCGCCCCGACGCTGCCGGTGAAATCGCGCGCCTGGCCGGCAAACTGGCAGGAACCGCCATCAGCGGTTAG
- the murC gene encoding UDP-N-acetylmuramate--L-alanine ligase codes for MFAKIQRVHFVGIGGIGMSGIAEVLLNLGYKVSGSDLKSSSVTQRLASLGAIIFEGHKGGNVGGAEVVVISSAVRADNPEVSAAREAHIPVIPRAEMLAELMRLKYGIAVAGMHGKTTTTSMIAAVLAAGGLDPTVVVGGRVDAMGSNARLGKSQYLVAEADESDRSFLKLSPILSVVTNIDREHMDCYADMSDIERTFIEFMDRVPFYGMVVACSDNDALRALLPRVRRRTVTYGTRPGSDFCIRSSELVRKAENPTIRFGVDYGSRSLGDFHLRVPGVHNVLNATAAIAVGIGLDVPVEDIRSALADFRGVDRRLQLIGQAAGVSVMDDYGHHPTEIRATLAAARQCGYPRIHVIFQPHRYTRTQALMDEFGGAFHDADSLFLLDIYPASEPPIAGVTTQALAERMAKLGDRLVIYAASFTEAAQAAVAVARPGDMILTLGAGSVSQLGPKVLDALQHTRAAVSNE; via the coding sequence ATGTTCGCCAAAATTCAACGCGTTCATTTCGTCGGCATCGGCGGCATCGGCATGAGCGGCATCGCGGAGGTCCTGCTCAATCTCGGCTACAAAGTTTCCGGCTCCGACCTGAAGTCGTCATCGGTCACGCAGCGTTTGGCGTCGCTTGGGGCGATAATTTTCGAGGGTCACAAGGGGGGTAACGTCGGCGGCGCCGAGGTCGTCGTCATCAGCTCGGCGGTTCGCGCTGACAATCCCGAGGTCAGCGCCGCCCGAGAGGCGCATATTCCCGTCATTCCGCGCGCGGAAATGCTCGCCGAATTGATGCGCTTGAAGTACGGCATCGCGGTCGCCGGAATGCATGGCAAGACGACGACGACGTCCATGATCGCGGCCGTGCTGGCTGCCGGAGGGCTGGATCCGACCGTTGTCGTCGGCGGCCGCGTGGACGCCATGGGCTCCAACGCACGTCTCGGGAAATCGCAGTACCTGGTTGCCGAGGCCGACGAGAGCGACCGCTCTTTCCTGAAGCTTTCGCCCATCCTGTCGGTGGTGACCAACATCGATCGCGAGCACATGGACTGCTACGCCGACATGAGCGACATTGAGCGCACATTCATCGAGTTCATGGACCGGGTGCCGTTCTATGGCATGGTGGTAGCCTGCAGCGATAACGACGCACTGCGCGCGCTGCTGCCGCGCGTTCGCCGCCGGACTGTGACCTACGGTACCCGCCCAGGCTCAGACTTCTGTATTCGCTCCTCTGAGCTGGTCAGGAAGGCGGAGAATCCGACGATTCGATTCGGTGTCGACTACGGCAGCCGTTCGCTTGGCGATTTTCATCTCCGCGTCCCCGGCGTCCACAACGTCCTGAACGCGACTGCCGCAATCGCCGTCGGAATCGGCCTGGACGTGCCGGTCGAGGACATCCGTTCTGCGCTGGCGGACTTCCGCGGGGTGGACCGCCGCCTGCAGTTGATCGGTCAAGCCGCGGGCGTCAGCGTCATGGACGACTACGGCCATCATCCTACAGAGATTCGTGCCACCCTGGCGGCGGCGCGTCAGTGTGGCTATCCGCGCATCCATGTCATTTTCCAACCGCATCGCTATACCCGTACTCAGGCCCTGATGGATGAATTTGGCGGAGCGTTTCATGACGCTGACTCGCTTTTTCTTCTCGACATTTATCCGGCAAGCGAGCCGCCGATCGCGGGCGTAACCACCCAAGCTCTTGCCGAACGTATGGCCAAGTTGGGCGACAGGCTGGTGATTTACGCGGCATCGTTCACGGAGGCAGCACAAGCCGCGGTCGCGGTTGCCCGGCCCGGGGACATGATCCTTACTTTGGGCGCGGGCAGCGTTTCGCAACTTGGGCCCAAGGTCCTCGACGCGCTCCAGCACACCCGCGCGGCTGTCTCTAACGAGTGA
- the ftsW gene encoding putative lipid II flippase FtsW has translation DRFGSPYHFVVRQFGWALAGLAAMMGTMKLDYRRYKHPAVVFSLMTVTTLLLVLVFFLDRSHNTHRWIKLGPLSFQPSELAKPTLILFLAYFLETRTKSMDDMRNTLVPALAPAVVISALILVQPDLGTALACAAISAVILFVAGMNLKYYAYALAPLPLFFYIFIVRVPWRYQRILAFIDPYSDPQGRGFHIIQSLIAVGTGGLTGVGLMEGKQKLFYLPEPHTDFIFAVTAEELGLLGATIIVVLFVVFLYRAIRAAVITDDVFARYLATGIGAMVGVQALFNISVVLGLAPTKGIPLPFISYGGSSLFVTLVSVGVLLNITQQTD, from the coding sequence GACCGCTTCGGCTCGCCGTATCACTTCGTCGTGCGCCAATTCGGGTGGGCGCTCGCGGGCTTGGCCGCGATGATGGGAACCATGAAGCTGGATTACCGGCGATACAAGCATCCGGCTGTGGTTTTTTCGCTTATGACGGTGACCACGCTGCTGCTGGTGCTGGTTTTCTTTCTCGACCGGTCGCACAACACGCATCGCTGGATCAAGCTCGGGCCGCTGTCATTCCAACCGTCGGAACTTGCCAAGCCCACGTTGATCCTCTTCCTTGCCTATTTCCTCGAAACCCGCACCAAGTCCATGGACGACATGCGGAACACGCTGGTCCCGGCCCTTGCGCCCGCGGTCGTGATATCGGCACTGATCCTGGTACAGCCCGACCTTGGCACCGCACTCGCCTGCGCAGCGATCAGCGCAGTCATCCTGTTTGTCGCGGGCATGAACCTGAAGTACTATGCTTACGCGCTCGCGCCGCTGCCGCTCTTCTTTTATATCTTCATCGTTCGGGTTCCGTGGCGCTACCAGCGCATTCTCGCCTTTATTGACCCTTATTCCGATCCACAAGGCCGCGGCTTCCACATCATCCAGTCTCTGATCGCGGTCGGAACCGGCGGGCTCACCGGCGTTGGCCTGATGGAAGGGAAGCAGAAACTCTTCTATCTTCCCGAACCGCACACCGACTTCATTTTCGCGGTAACGGCCGAGGAACTCGGCCTGCTTGGAGCGACGATCATAGTGGTGCTGTTCGTGGTCTTCCTTTATCGCGCCATTCGCGCCGCGGTGATTACCGACGACGTATTTGCGCGCTACCTTGCGACCGGGATCGGCGCCATGGTCGGCGTGCAGGCTCTGTTCAATATCAGCGTGGTGCTCGGACTGGCGCCTACCAAGGGCATCCCGCTGCCGTTCATCTCCTATGGCGGTTCGTCGCTATTCGTCACCCTGGTGAGCGTGGGCGTGCTGCTGAACATCACGCAGCAGACCGATTAG
- the ftsA gene encoding cell division protein FtsA — MGKQNHNLLTAIDVGSAKTVALVVEITDAGLRYCGHGVIETRGFRKGVIVDLDRTVTSIQKAVQDAEDACGAPIEHAVVGVAGAHIRGVNSQGGITLASKPREITREDVRQAVERARAIALPPDRQILHLLPQEFILDEQAGVHEPAGMVASKLEVKVHVVTAAATATQNVVTALNRAGIHVDDTIYEALACGDSVLRSDERELGVCLADVGAGSTDIAVFHDGAVVHTGVVPIGGDHFTNDVAVGLRTPLADAEKVKRLFGCAVVTRIPEGNEIEVTSVGDRPSRLMAQRLLGEVLEPRARELCELLRDHLRQAGVLEMCVAGIVMTGGGSRLPFLTEIAESVLRKPARIASPVPIAKLPAALAEPEYATTIGMALYGYRARLAHGTHGGNGLGAKLKSLFARRGA, encoded by the coding sequence ATGGGTAAGCAGAACCACAATCTACTGACCGCTATTGACGTCGGCAGCGCGAAGACGGTCGCGCTAGTCGTCGAGATCACCGATGCCGGGCTGCGCTACTGCGGCCACGGCGTGATCGAGACCCGGGGTTTTCGCAAGGGCGTGATCGTCGACCTCGATCGCACGGTTACTTCCATTCAAAAGGCGGTGCAGGATGCCGAGGACGCCTGCGGAGCTCCCATTGAGCACGCCGTGGTCGGGGTCGCCGGCGCCCATATCCGCGGCGTCAACAGCCAGGGCGGAATCACGCTGGCATCCAAGCCGCGCGAGATTACCCGCGAAGACGTGCGCCAGGCGGTGGAGCGCGCCCGCGCCATCGCGCTCCCGCCCGACCGCCAGATCCTGCACCTGCTGCCGCAGGAGTTCATCCTCGACGAGCAGGCGGGGGTGCATGAACCGGCGGGCATGGTCGCCTCCAAGCTGGAGGTGAAGGTGCACGTCGTGACCGCGGCCGCGACCGCGACGCAGAACGTCGTCACCGCGCTAAACCGGGCCGGCATTCACGTGGATGACACGATTTACGAAGCGCTCGCCTGCGGCGACTCGGTCCTGCGCAGCGACGAGCGGGAACTCGGTGTCTGCCTGGCGGATGTCGGCGCCGGGTCGACCGACATCGCGGTGTTTCATGACGGAGCCGTCGTGCATACCGGAGTGGTGCCCATCGGAGGCGATCACTTCACCAATGACGTCGCGGTCGGACTTCGCACGCCGCTCGCCGACGCGGAGAAGGTCAAGCGCTTGTTCGGCTGCGCTGTGGTGACGCGTATTCCGGAGGGGAACGAGATCGAGGTTACCAGTGTTGGCGATCGCCCTTCACGCTTGATGGCGCAGCGGCTGCTCGGCGAGGTGCTGGAGCCGCGCGCGCGCGAGCTGTGCGAATTATTGCGCGACCACCTGCGCCAGGCGGGTGTGCTGGAGATGTGCGTTGCCGGCATCGTAATGACGGGCGGGGGCTCGCGCCTGCCGTTCCTCACCGAAATCGCCGAGTCCGTGCTGCGCAAGCCGGCGCGTATCGCGTCACCGGTGCCTATCGCAAAGCTCCCAGCGGCGCTGGCCGAACCGGAATACGCCACCACGATCGGCATGGCGCTTTACGGGTATCGGGCCCGCCTGGCCCACGGAACGCACGGCGGCAATGGCCTCGGCGCCAAGCTCAAGTCGCTTTTTGCACGACGTGGAGCTTAG
- a CDS encoding FtsQ-type POTRA domain-containing protein produces the protein MPRNNVPLIPDDAINSRAAVPATEDPDDALDSRLLDLDVEEEPAFLRGQKRVPVRRGPLPRKAANRLKIALIVVAIAAVFGAITMMTYRYGAQSWRFRLDSSDQLEISGIRHVTRAQVMDVMGGDIGRNVFFIPLDERRKQLEEIPWVESASVMRLLPNRLQIGIRERTPVAFVQVGSKIALIDGNGVVMDLPAAAARKYSFPVIVGMGVSEPLSTRAARMKLFCRVLHDLDSGGANYSRDLSEVDLGDPEDVKVTVADPNGEVLVHLGSSEYLERFKVYVAHVQEWRQQFQKVHSVDLRYDRQVIVNPDDNNPPQARSVAKPSGTKPRRRARR, from the coding sequence ATGCCACGGAACAACGTCCCTCTGATTCCGGACGATGCGATCAACTCTCGCGCCGCCGTCCCTGCGACTGAGGATCCAGACGACGCACTGGATTCCCGGCTGCTCGACCTCGACGTGGAGGAGGAGCCGGCATTTCTACGCGGTCAGAAGCGGGTGCCGGTGCGCCGCGGTCCGCTGCCGCGCAAGGCCGCCAACCGGCTGAAAATCGCGCTCATTGTGGTAGCCATCGCGGCCGTGTTTGGCGCCATCACGATGATGACCTACCGCTACGGCGCGCAGTCCTGGCGCTTCCGGCTTGACTCCAGCGACCAACTCGAAATTTCGGGCATCCGCCACGTCACCCGCGCTCAAGTGATGGACGTGATGGGCGGCGACATCGGCCGCAACGTGTTTTTCATCCCGCTCGATGAACGCCGCAAGCAGCTGGAAGAAATTCCCTGGGTGGAATCGGCGTCAGTGATGCGGCTGCTGCCCAACCGTCTGCAGATCGGCATCCGCGAGCGCACGCCGGTGGCATTCGTCCAGGTCGGCTCGAAAATCGCGCTGATTGACGGCAACGGGGTGGTCATGGACCTTCCCGCCGCGGCGGCACGCAAGTATTCGTTCCCGGTAATCGTCGGGATGGGCGTGTCCGAGCCTCTGTCCACTCGCGCGGCGAGAATGAAGTTGTTCTGCCGAGTGCTTCACGACCTCGATTCCGGGGGCGCCAACTACTCGCGGGATCTCAGCGAGGTGGATCTCGGCGATCCCGAGGACGTGAAGGTCACGGTTGCCGATCCCAACGGGGAAGTGCTCGTGCACCTTGGCTCCTCCGAGTACCTGGAGCGCTTCAAGGTTTATGTCGCCCACGTGCAGGAGTGGCGGCAGCAGTTTCAGAAAGTGCATTCGGTGGATTTGCGCTATGACCGGCAGGTCATCGTGAATCCCGATGACAACAACCCGCCGCAGGCCAGAAGCGTGGCCAAACCAAGCGGGACCAAGCCACGAAGGAGGGCGCGGCGTTGA